GCCTTGCTCATCTCAGACAGCCAAGTGGAAGAGCAGCGGCAGGCAGACTTGGGCGGCGCTGCTCCAGTCAACCTGGCAGACCTGAACGCGCTTGACGGCGCGGCCCTGGACAATGCCCCAAACCCCTGAAGCCCGCCGCCTCATCGCCCTGGCCCGCAAGCGGGAAGACGGCCACCTGGACGCCGCACGGGGCGCGGTCCTGCGCCAGTTCCGCAAAGTGGCACTCAAGGCCGCTGAGGCCGAGCTGACCCGCGTGCTGGCCCTGCCGCCGGGCAGACGCCGCGCAAGCCTGCCGCTGGTGCTGCGCCGCATCGACGAGGCCATGACTGCTACCCGGACGCCGCCCGCTGAGCTGACGGCAGTGCTGAAGCGGGCCGTGCGGGACAGAATCTTAACTTCTGACGATCTTGTTAAACTTTTGGATTCCAGCTTGAAACTGAATGATCCGGCCAGCTTGCAGGTGAAGGCAGTCGACCGGCAAAGGGCAGCCATGAATAAGTATTGGCAAACCGAGACTGTCCGTTTCCGCAATGACTCG
This portion of the Deinococcus rubellus genome encodes:
- a CDS encoding minor capsid protein, producing MPQTPEARRLIALARKREDGHLDAARGAVLRQFRKVALKAAEAELTRVLALPPGRRRASLPLVLRRIDEAMTATRTPPAELTAVLKRAVRDRILTSDDLVKLLDSSLKLNDPASLQVKAVDRQRAAMNKYWQTETVRFRNDSAQTVREALRLGLTPEKAADLLQARLGVHRSRAVLIAQDQMLTAASRAGIDRLKTLGVKQFQWETQQDRRVRAAHQALQGRVFTWRSAPELPGQAVMCRCWAAPVT